Within Marinomonas mediterranea MMB-1, the genomic segment GTTGTACCGTAAAGGGATCATTAGGCGTGCTACGTATCGGATTAAAAAGTAGAAGATAGGGGCGTGATGGGTTAAACCTTCTTAGATCTTCATCGCCATTTTCCGCAGGCGTCGCGGTTTGGTCTGATTCTTGTTGTTGGAACTGCCTAATCTTCATTGCTTTATAAAGCTGAAAACCACCACAGAGCAAAAATACGATGGCCAGAGAAAGAAAGCTAACGGTTGGCATTCCAGGGAGAATAGCGAAGCCGAGCAGCCCACAAGCCGCAATGATCCAAGCCTTGGGTTGGCTGCTAATTTGCTGTGCCATTTCACGCCCAATATTGGCGTCGATCTCTTGGTTGTCTGGCGCAACACGGGTAATGATCATGCCCGCCGTTAATGAAATAAGTAGGGCTGGAATTTGTGCAATGAGGCCGTCGCCGATAGTAAGGACGGAGTAAAGGTGCATTGACTCAGACGCGCTCATGTCATGCTGAAGCGTCCCAATTGAAAAGCCACCGATCAGGTTAATAAAGACAATAATAAGTCCGGCAATCGCATCGCCTTTTACAAATTTCATCGCCCCGTCCATTGCGCCAAACAGTTGGCTTTCCTTGCCTAATTGTTCGCGTTTAAAGCGTGCTTCTTGAGGGGCGAGTAAACCAGCACGTAGATCGCTGTCGATCGACATTTGCTTGCCGGGCATGGCGTCTAAGGTAAATCGCGCGGCTACTTCCGCGACGCGTTCAGATCCTTTTGTGATAACCAGAAAATTTACAACGGTCAGGATTAAAAAGATGACGAGACCAACAGCAAGGTTGCCACCCACAACGAAATTACCAAACGCTTCGACAATATCCCCAGCATCTTGTTCGAGCAGAATCAAACGTGTTGTTGATATAGAAAGCGCCAAGCGAAACATAGTGGTCAGTAGCAGTACCGCGGGGAACGATGAAAACGCTAAAGGGCTCGGTAAATACATAGCCAACGCGATTAAGAGGGAGGACAGACTGATGTTGAGTGCGATCAGAAAGTCTACCAAGCCGGTTGGCATCGGGATAATCATCATAAATACAATGGCGAGAACGAACACCGCACCGACGATTTCGGATCGCTTCATCATGGTGATGGCAAATGTATTTAATAGAATAAAGAGTTTATTCATCGAGCTTTTCCATCTATAGGAGGGCATGTTGCTGACAGGCTGAACCAGACCCACACTGTTTATACGTCTTAGTGCACTTGATGTTTGAGTGGTTCTAAATCGAATTTAGTTGCATTCAGAAGTAGAGGGATTGTCTATTAATGTATTACTGTGGGACATTGAGACTGTGCTCTTGAGTTGACTGATAATGCTGCTTTTCCTTTTCAGTGTATTCAGTCATGCTTCTCAGGATAAGATTTAATGTATTTTGGTGTGATCGATCATCAGGCCATAAAGGTGCGGGCATTTTTTTGATCAGTGGAAAAATAGCGTTCAAAAAGATGGTAACGTTCACTGGGTTGTCGCCAACACAGTCGATACTCATATTTTTGATTTCTCTGGGATAGACGTTGTTTTGCGTCAAGTCGATCAACCGGCGAGTCAACCGAGGGGCTGTCATCCCGCTATTGGAGACCTCTTTGCGCTGAAATTTCTGCAGCAGGTTCTTGCAAGAATTGTGTGTCGTAATGAGCTGTTGTCCTGATCTCAAATCTCCTAAGACAGACTTCAGTTGGCTTCTAGGCAAGGAAGGAAATTTAGAGGACAAGTCATCCGTCATTGCTCTCAGAAGTGTGTGCAGACCCTGCTCGAACTGGTTTTCTTCAAACTGACTTAAAAGAGCATCAAAAATAGTAGCCAAAGACCCCGAACCTGAAATGCTCTTATAGTAAAGGTTACGCAGACGAGTTCGTTGAGTTGGGTTTCGACTAAACAAAGCAAGAGCAGGGGCTGTGTTAAGCCCTGCTTTTACTTCATGTCCGTGTGCTTGATGCAGCTTGGTGAGAGCGGCAGTAAGATTTTTTTCGATGTTTGGGTCATTACGTGTTTTGTTTTTTAGCAGTGCGTGTTGAGCAAGAATGTCTGCTTTCGCAGGGTCGCCATTTGCGATAGACAGTAGTTGTTTGAGTGAAAGCGCATTTTGACTCATTGAAAGGAGTCGCTTCACATCGTCATTTTGTTGCTGGTCACCTTGCCCTGTCAGCAGCTGGTATATTTTTTCGAGTTTTTCGATCCGCATTTTTGGCCGGGCGGAAACGGAACGCTCTTCAAGCGATTTGCTGCTGCGTTCGACACTTTCACTGAATTTTGTCGCAATCTCTTCCATGTTAGACGTATCAGGCTGCGAGGGCGACGTCATCGTTTTTGTTGTGTTTATGGTCGACTGCGCGGTTTGAGGGATCGTCAGCGTGTTTGGGCTAGGAGTGTTTTGAATATTCATAAACATACTCTGGGAAAAGCGAAAATGGCGATTGCTAAAATAAAGAAGCTTACTTAGAGAGACCAGATGGGTGATGCTCAAGGATAATTTGCGCGACCTTTTCGACAAGCCTTGCAGCTGTTAACGCCACTTCCTGCTCCATGTCACTGACGTGGTTCGCGTCATTCAAAAAACGGTCTTCTAGTGTGTCGATGTAGTTCACCAGACTGGTGGCTGTTTTTGCTTCTTTAACCGCCGATTTTTGCTGAAGTGTGTCATCAAGGCGTTGTTTTACAAGCGTGATCGCGTGCTCGAACGCTTTGCGTTGATGTTGTGTTAGGTAGCCGTCACCTTCGCGAGTAAGCGTTGACCAGCTGTCTATTTCGTCAGATGGTGTGTGAGCAAAAGAATCCTGGGCCATCAAAATTGAGACTCCTTAACAGTCTTAGATTAATGCTGAGTGCTGAAAATGAGTTAATCGTCAGCATACCAATCGTTAAGTGGCCCTTTTTTCATCTTGGTTCCCTGCTTATTCAATGAGTTCGTAATTTAAGGCATAACGTACTATTTCGGAATGACTGCTGAAATCCATTTTCTGCATCAAACGAAATTTGTGCGTGCTAACTGTCTTTTTGCTGATGCTCAGTTCGTGTGCAATGTCCGTAATGCTGAACCCTTTAGCCAATTGGCAAAATACATGGAATTCTCGCTTGGATAGGTTTTCATGTTTAGGGGCTTTTTCAGGCTCCAGTTCAAACGCTAGCTTTTCAGCAACATCAGAATGAATGTATCTTCCACCTGATGCTAGTTTTCTAACTGCCTCTATGAGGGTTGATGCGTCGCAATCTTTACTTAGATACCCTTGTGCTCCTGCGCGCAATGAGCCTCGTGTTACTTGCGCTTCGTTATGCATACTTAGGATCAGTAATGGGGTATCTGGGTGCTTTTCTGAAATCTCTTCAATGAGTTCAATGCCGCACTTTCCTGGCATAACCATGTCCAGAGTAACCACATCTGGTTTAAGATATTTCAGCTTTTTTAGTAACGCATCGCCACTGTCTGCCTCGTCAATAACGTCAATGTCATCATAAAGGCAGAATAATTGCTTTAGTCCTTCTCTGACAATTGAATGGTCGTCGGTAATCAGTAACTTTATACTCATGGATGTCTCTGCTTGTTGTTATGTATTTAAAATGGAATGTTGAGCTCAATTTGAGTTCCTTTTCCTTTTTGGCTGTTAAGCAGAAGTTCTGCATTAATCATTATGGCTCTCTCCTTGATCCCCATAAGGCCAAATGTGTCCTTGCGTTGTTTTGTGGTATCAAAACCTTTTCCGTTATCGTGAATGGATAAGGTTAAATATTTCCCCTGTTTTTTCAGATGTATTTCTATTGAGTTAGCATCAGCGTGTTTAATTATATTGGTGAGTGACTCTTGTACTATTCGAAAGAGGGCAGTCGCAATGTCATCGCTTAATGTAATTTTGTCACTGTCAACGATTAACTTGCAGCGACAATCGGATGTTCGTTTTTGAAAGTCGTCAACTAGCCATTCTATGGCTGGGATAATCCCCATGTCTAATACGCCTGGGCGCAGTCGATAGACAAGATCCCGAGTAAAGGAGATAGTGTTTTGCAACTGACTCTTGATTCTGTCTAGTTGTATTTTAAAGTTGGGATCTAGGTTTCCATACCTCATTTCTAATATTTGAGTTTCAATTTTCAACGCGGTGAGTTGTTGTCCAAGTTCATCGTGGACCTCTCTTGCTATGTATTTTCGCTCATGTTCTCGTGTCAGTTCTCTGTAGGTCGACAACTCTCTTAGTTGGCGGCGAGAGGCTTCTAGTTCACTTTTTATATTGCTGAGTAAGGTAATGTCGCGACCTATCGCAAGTACACTGACAATCTCATTGGATTCGTCGTATTCTGGAACAAGGCTGATTAACGAAAACTTTTTCCCTTTCGATGACTTCCAACCGATTTGAAAGTCGGTTTTTCTCCCTGTTCTTATCACATCCATTATTTTGTTTTGGTAGTTGATTCCTTCTCGTCCGCCGGGATACTGGGCAGGTGTAGAGTTGAGGATTTTCTTGTATAGCTTACCTGCTAGTATTTCACTTTGCGGGTTTAAATAAATGCGACGCCCTTTTAAGTCGTGCCTGCTGATGGTGTCTGGCGAATTCTCTACTAATGTTCTAAATTTTTCTTCGCTTTGCAGTAAGGCGTTTTCAATGCGTTTTCTCTGAGTATAATCACGCCCTATGGTTAAAATCGACGTTAAGTTATTCTCGGAATCGAACTCAGGCAGAATGTGAATCTCGTAGCAGACTTCCTCCTCTCCATTGTGGCAGGATATGTCCACTATTTTGCAGCATTCATGTTTTATTGCTGATTGAATATGCGCGTACATTTGCAAGCCAACGTCGCGTGCCAATCTGTCTTCATTCGGAGATTTGCCTAGCACGTCGGTCTGATCTTTGACGCCTACCACTCTTAAAAAAGCAGGGTTCGCGTAGACCCTCTGACATTGGGTGTTGTATCGAATGACAATATCTTGAGAGTGTTCTACCAAGGCGCGAAACTCTTGTTCACGTAGCTTGAGCAAATTTTCTTTGTGCTTTTGCAAAGTGATGTCGCGGGATACCAGAACGATTCGTTCAATTTGACCCAGTGAATTTTTAATTGGAGTCATTGATATATCAAGGTACAGCGTTTCTTCACCTTCAAATGACACTTGATAAAAGCAGGCTTCCCCTGTCTCTAAACAGATATCTTTGTGTTGGTTAAATATAGCCGTCTTTGACTCAGGAAAAAGGTGGTCGACGCTGTTGCCAAGGTAAGCGTAAGGGCTTCGGTTGGAGGCTTTTACTGCTGCGCCGTTCACGGCTGAAATAGTGGCGTTACCCTGCTGGTCTATTTCGAGAATACAGACACTGTCGGCTAGGTTTTCAAATACTTTTTGATATTGCTTTTCCAACAGTTCTCGTTTTACTTCCTCTGTTTTATGTCGCTCTTTTTCTTCTTTTTTTCGCGTTTCAATGTTTCTAAAATAGCCAACAACAAGCGCGCGGCCATTGTATTCGAAAGTATTGGCGCT encodes:
- the sctV gene encoding type III secretion system export apparatus subunit SctV: MNKLFILLNTFAITMMKRSEIVGAVFVLAIVFMMIIPMPTGLVDFLIALNISLSSLLIALAMYLPSPLAFSSFPAVLLLTTMFRLALSISTTRLILLEQDAGDIVEAFGNFVVGGNLAVGLVIFLILTVVNFLVITKGSERVAEVAARFTLDAMPGKQMSIDSDLRAGLLAPQEARFKREQLGKESQLFGAMDGAMKFVKGDAIAGLIIVFINLIGGFSIGTLQHDMSASESMHLYSVLTIGDGLIAQIPALLISLTAGMIITRVAPDNQEIDANIGREMAQQISSQPKAWIIAACGLLGFAILPGMPTVSFLSLAIVFLLCGGFQLYKAMKIRQFQQQESDQTATPAENGDEDLRRFNPSRPYLLLFNPIRSTPNDPFTVQLIREARRCRNRIVDTFGITLPSFDIDYDATLGEDEFCFCVYEVPYIRATYTPDLIALNASELTEEELGKEDFKDRRTGSPEREEERWLWIPSTSPLTQNESYTFTLPIRLILERLERAFFATGPQFIGLQEAKTFVSWIEMEQPELAQELQRIVPTSRFASVLKRLAAESVPLRAIRPIAEALIEHGQYERDTGALTDFVRISLKAQICHQYTSDQGMHVWLLTPEAEETLRDSLRQTQTESFFALSREANQSLVEQLRDAFPILATPIPVLLVAQDLRRILRNLLQDEFNHIPVLSFTELQSTSHVNVLGHISLDG
- a CDS encoding response regulator, translating into MSIKLLITDDHSIVREGLKQLFCLYDDIDVIDEADSGDALLKKLKYLKPDVVTLDMVMPGKCGIELIEEISEKHPDTPLLILSMHNEAQVTRGSLRAGAQGYLSKDCDASTLIEAVRKLASGGRYIHSDVAEKLAFELEPEKAPKHENLSKREFHVFCQLAKGFSITDIAHELSISKKTVSTHKFRLMQKMDFSSHSEIVRYALNYELIE
- the sctW gene encoding type III secretion system gatekeeper subunit SctW, whose translation is MNIQNTPSPNTLTIPQTAQSTINTTKTMTSPSQPDTSNMEEIATKFSESVERSSKSLEERSVSARPKMRIEKLEKIYQLLTGQGDQQQNDDVKRLLSMSQNALSLKQLLSIANGDPAKADILAQHALLKNKTRNDPNIEKNLTAALTKLHQAHGHEVKAGLNTAPALALFSRNPTQRTRLRNLYYKSISGSGSLATIFDALLSQFEENQFEQGLHTLLRAMTDDLSSKFPSLPRSQLKSVLGDLRSGQQLITTHNSCKNLLQKFQRKEVSNSGMTAPRLTRRLIDLTQNNVYPREIKNMSIDCVGDNPVNVTIFLNAIFPLIKKMPAPLWPDDRSHQNTLNLILRSMTEYTEKEKQHYQSTQEHSLNVPQ
- a CDS encoding sensor histidine kinase, producing the protein MMFNDKLFSFDNSDANDIIQQNNLLKLLFEYTKEPAMFVTDPAEGFRFVMVNEAVCNHFGLSREQLLRCTPVDFDPHFNLEDLDELAILMDHYKSMTFEREHLLPNGNIVPVEISANTFEYNGRALVVGYFRNIETRKKEEKERHKTEEVKRELLEKQYQKVFENLADSVCILEIDQQGNATISAVNGAAVKASNRSPYAYLGNSVDHLFPESKTAIFNQHKDICLETGEACFYQVSFEGEETLYLDISMTPIKNSLGQIERIVLVSRDITLQKHKENLLKLREQEFRALVEHSQDIVIRYNTQCQRVYANPAFLRVVGVKDQTDVLGKSPNEDRLARDVGLQMYAHIQSAIKHECCKIVDISCHNGEEEVCYEIHILPEFDSENNLTSILTIGRDYTQRKRIENALLQSEEKFRTLVENSPDTISRHDLKGRRIYLNPQSEILAGKLYKKILNSTPAQYPGGREGINYQNKIMDVIRTGRKTDFQIGWKSSKGKKFSLISLVPEYDESNEIVSVLAIGRDITLLSNIKSELEASRRQLRELSTYRELTREHERKYIAREVHDELGQQLTALKIETQILEMRYGNLDPNFKIQLDRIKSQLQNTISFTRDLVYRLRPGVLDMGIIPAIEWLVDDFQKRTSDCRCKLIVDSDKITLSDDIATALFRIVQESLTNIIKHADANSIEIHLKKQGKYLTLSIHDNGKGFDTTKQRKDTFGLMGIKERAIMINAELLLNSQKGKGTQIELNIPF